The following proteins come from a genomic window of Micromonospora echinofusca:
- a CDS encoding DUF899 domain-containing protein, with translation MAQPRVVSRDEWEAARAELLVSEKELTRARDALSAQRRRLPIIRIDKEYVFDSPDGPVDLPGLFDGRRQLIVRHFMFHPDWDEGCVGCSLQVDNLGHPAHLHARDTNLVLVSRAPLTRIEPFRRRMGWTVPWFSSFGGDFNPDFGATRDDAECSGLSVFLRDGADVFHTYSAFSRGGDALINTYNYLDLTALGRQEEGLEYPQQWWRHHDRYDDRRHDALPARAVGHSPDLEDH, from the coding sequence ATGGCCCAGCCGAGAGTTGTCAGCCGAGACGAGTGGGAGGCGGCGCGTGCCGAACTGCTCGTCAGCGAGAAGGAGCTCACCCGGGCACGCGACGCGTTGAGCGCTCAGCGGCGCCGGCTACCGATAATCCGGATCGACAAGGAGTACGTCTTCGACTCCCCGGACGGTCCGGTGGATCTGCCGGGTCTGTTCGACGGTCGTCGCCAGCTCATCGTCCGGCACTTCATGTTCCACCCCGACTGGGACGAGGGTTGCGTGGGCTGCTCCCTACAGGTCGACAACCTCGGCCACCCGGCTCACCTGCACGCCCGGGACACCAACCTGGTGCTGGTGTCCCGGGCGCCGCTGACCAGGATCGAGCCGTTCCGGCGGCGGATGGGGTGGACTGTTCCCTGGTTCTCGTCCTTCGGTGGGGACTTCAATCCCGACTTCGGGGCCACCAGGGACGACGCGGAATGCTCCGGGCTGAGCGTGTTCCTCCGCGACGGGGCGGACGTCTTCCACACCTACTCGGCCTTCTCCCGGGGCGGCGACGCGTTGATCAACACCTACAACTACCTCGACCTGACGGCGTTGGGCCGACAGGAGGAGGGGCTGGAATATCCGCAGCAGTGGTGGCGGCACCACGACCGGTACGACGACCGGCGCCACGACGCGCTGCCCGCGCGCGCCGTCGGCCACTCCCCGGACCTGGAGGATCACTGA
- a CDS encoding histidine phosphatase family protein yields the protein MAELATLWIIRHGESTANVAATAAEAAGAELIDLTHRDADVPLSPTGEEQARATARWLAGLPEARRPDVAVVSPYLRAVQTAELALAGTGIPLSRDERLRDRELGILDGLTGQGVRRRHPEEAARRDRLGKFYYRPPGGESWTDVALRLRALLGDLRRDHEGRRVLLFGHDALVFLTRYLVEGLTEAELMALTREQVVANCSITGWSAGTDGRLAPDVFNDVGHLHAQGARPTREDEVHAEPV from the coding sequence ATGGCGGAACTGGCGACGCTCTGGATCATCCGACACGGTGAGAGCACGGCGAACGTGGCGGCCACGGCGGCCGAGGCCGCCGGCGCCGAGCTGATCGACCTGACCCACCGCGACGCGGACGTGCCGTTGAGCCCGACCGGTGAGGAGCAGGCCCGGGCCACCGCGCGCTGGTTGGCCGGGCTGCCCGAGGCCCGCCGGCCGGACGTGGCGGTGGTGTCGCCGTACCTGCGGGCGGTGCAGACCGCCGAGCTGGCCCTGGCCGGCACCGGGATCCCCCTCAGCCGTGACGAGCGGCTGCGCGACCGGGAGCTGGGCATCCTGGACGGGCTGACCGGGCAGGGGGTGCGCCGACGGCACCCGGAGGAGGCGGCGCGCCGCGACCGGCTCGGCAAGTTCTACTACCGGCCGCCGGGCGGCGAGTCCTGGACCGACGTGGCACTGCGCCTGCGCGCCCTGCTCGGCGACCTGCGCCGCGACCACGAGGGCCGGCGCGTGCTGCTGTTCGGTCACGACGCCCTGGTCTTCCTGACCCGCTACCTGGTGGAGGGGCTCACCGAGGCGGAGCTGATGGCGCTGACCCGCGAGCAGGTCGTCGCCAACTGCTCGATCACCGGCTGGTCCGCCGGCACCGACGGCCGGCTCGCCCCGGACGTGTTCAACGACGTCGGTCACCTGCACGCGCAGGGCGCCCGGCCGACCAGGGAGGACGAGGTCCATGCCGAACCGGTCTGA
- a CDS encoding sigma-70 family RNA polymerase sigma factor, whose product MGEGDAGSGGSGATAAGAALRSGDEHAFAELTDRHRRELQVHCYRMLGSFDDAEDLVQETFLRAWRSRESFQGRSTVRAWLYRIATNACLDFLDRRQRQPGPLVAPRSSRVPGPGRASLPQAEIPWLQPYPDRLLDPPAPPDVEPDAALVAKETIELAFLAAIQHLPPRQRAVLILRDVLGWPAADTATLLDGTVAAVNSALQRARATLRQRLPQRRTEWPAATDPSAEERAVLQRYVTATESADLTALAALLREDARFTMPPEPTWYEGRDAIIECWAPALIGPTAWKDWCHVPTRANRQPAVACYVRGPGRPRYHALGLDVLRIEAGEVVEVTAFPPRVFPAFGLPMTR is encoded by the coding sequence GTGGGCGAAGGTGACGCGGGATCGGGCGGGAGCGGGGCGACCGCGGCCGGTGCGGCCCTCCGGTCGGGCGACGAGCATGCCTTCGCGGAGCTGACCGACCGGCACCGGCGGGAGTTGCAGGTGCACTGCTACCGGATGCTCGGGTCGTTCGACGACGCCGAGGATCTCGTGCAGGAGACGTTCCTGCGGGCCTGGCGCAGCCGGGAGAGCTTCCAGGGCCGCTCCACCGTGCGGGCCTGGCTCTACCGGATCGCCACCAACGCCTGTCTCGACTTCCTCGACCGCCGTCAGCGGCAGCCCGGTCCGCTCGTCGCGCCGAGGTCGTCCCGGGTCCCCGGGCCCGGCCGGGCCTCGTTGCCGCAGGCGGAAATCCCCTGGCTCCAGCCCTATCCGGACCGGCTGCTCGATCCGCCCGCCCCGCCGGACGTCGAGCCGGACGCGGCTCTGGTGGCCAAGGAGACCATCGAGCTGGCGTTCCTCGCCGCGATCCAGCACCTGCCGCCCCGGCAACGGGCGGTGCTCATCCTGCGCGACGTGCTCGGCTGGCCGGCGGCGGACACCGCCACGCTGCTCGACGGCACGGTCGCCGCGGTCAACAGCGCCCTGCAACGGGCGCGCGCCACCCTCCGGCAGCGCCTGCCGCAACGGCGGACGGAGTGGCCGGCGGCGACCGACCCGAGCGCCGAGGAACGGGCGGTGCTCCAGCGGTACGTGACGGCGACCGAAAGCGCCGACCTGACGGCGCTGGCGGCGTTGCTGCGCGAGGACGCCCGCTTCACCATGCCGCCCGAGCCGACCTGGTACGAGGGACGGGACGCGATCATCGAGTGCTGGGCGCCTGCGCTGATCGGGCCGACCGCCTGGAAGGACTGGTGTCACGTGCCCACCCGGGCCAACCGCCAGCCCGCCGTCGCCTGCTACGTGCGTGGGCCCGGCCGGCCCCGCTACCACGCGCTGGGCCTCGACGTGCTCCGCATCGAGGCTGGCGAGGTCGTGGAGGTCACCGCGTTCCCTCCCCGCGTCTTTCCGGCCTTCGGGCTGCCGATGACCCGTTGA
- a CDS encoding alpha/beta hydrolase: protein MATYVLIPPAGSGPWYWHLLAEQLRDRGHDVVAVDLPCADDSAGLAEYTDAAVRAIGDRTDLVVVAQSFGAFTGPLVCDRVRVDLLVLLTPMVPRPGESPGEWWGGTGYAQARRIQAERQGWTPEQDEDPNVVFFHELPPRLVEEATANARDQSGTPFERPWPLAAWPDVPTRALLCRGDRFFPIDFLRKLVSDRLGISPDEMDGGHPVALSRPRELADRLEEIRREVCEVARPTSDRRR, encoded by the coding sequence GTGGCGACCTACGTGTTGATCCCGCCCGCGGGCAGCGGCCCCTGGTACTGGCACCTCCTCGCGGAGCAGTTGCGGGACCGGGGGCACGACGTGGTGGCGGTCGACCTGCCGTGCGCCGACGACTCGGCGGGGCTGGCGGAGTACACCGACGCCGCCGTCCGGGCCATCGGGGACCGTACGGACCTGGTCGTCGTGGCTCAGTCGTTTGGCGCGTTCACCGGCCCGCTGGTGTGCGACCGGGTCCGCGTCGACCTGCTCGTGCTGCTGACCCCGATGGTGCCCCGCCCCGGCGAGTCGCCGGGCGAGTGGTGGGGCGGCACCGGCTACGCGCAGGCCAGGCGGATCCAGGCCGAACGCCAGGGCTGGACGCCGGAGCAGGACGAGGACCCGAACGTCGTCTTCTTCCACGAGCTGCCGCCCCGGCTGGTCGAGGAGGCCACGGCCAACGCCCGGGACCAGTCGGGGACGCCGTTCGAGAGGCCCTGGCCGCTCGCCGCCTGGCCGGACGTGCCGACCCGGGCGCTGCTGTGCCGGGGTGACCGCTTCTTCCCCATCGACTTCCTGCGGAAGCTGGTCTCCGACCGGCTGGGGATCAGCCCGGACGAGATGGACGGTGGGCACCCGGTGGCCCTGAGCCGGCCGCGGGAGCTGGCCGACCGGTTGGAGGAGATCCGGCGGGAGGTCTGCGAGGTCGCCCGCCCCACGTCGGATCGCCGGCGCTGA